In the Pseudomonas sp. DTU_2021_1001937_2_SI_NGA_ILE_001 genome, one interval contains:
- a CDS encoding efflux RND transporter periplasmic adaptor subunit: MNKLQEIRLALALAAMLGLYGCEGQPPETARQASAPRQVEALTVRPESFTVISELPGRVEPVRVAQVRARVAGIVLHRNFTEGSDVKAGQVLFQIDPAPFKAALSKAQGDLARSEATLFDAQTTLKRYEPLVKIEAVSQQAYDTAKAAVQNALAARRAAQADVETAQLNLGYATVKAPISGRIGRASVTEGALVGQNEATLMATIQQLDPVYVDFTQPVAEALRMRAAIQDGRLPKGGEDALSLIVEGTDYERRGTLLFADVDVERSTGQVALRARFNNPDGLLLPGMYVNVRAPQSIDPRAILLPQRAVQRSADGSARVLVIGNDGSAQPRAVKTGVMQASRWHITEGLSDGEQVIVGAMNGLNPGDKVTVKAPDAASSASR, encoded by the coding sequence GCGAGGGGCAGCCACCCGAGACAGCTCGGCAGGCCAGCGCACCCCGGCAGGTCGAAGCCCTCACCGTGCGCCCCGAATCCTTCACCGTCATCAGCGAACTGCCCGGCCGCGTTGAACCGGTCCGCGTGGCCCAGGTGCGTGCGCGGGTGGCAGGTATCGTGCTGCATCGCAACTTCACCGAAGGCAGCGACGTCAAGGCCGGCCAGGTGCTGTTCCAGATCGACCCGGCGCCGTTCAAGGCCGCGCTGTCCAAGGCCCAGGGCGACCTGGCGCGCAGCGAAGCCACGCTGTTCGATGCCCAGACGACCCTCAAGCGCTACGAACCCCTGGTCAAGATCGAGGCAGTCAGCCAGCAGGCCTATGACACCGCCAAGGCCGCCGTGCAGAACGCCCTCGCCGCCCGCCGTGCCGCCCAGGCCGATGTCGAGACGGCCCAGCTGAACCTCGGCTACGCCACGGTCAAGGCGCCCATTTCCGGGCGCATCGGTCGAGCCTCGGTCACCGAAGGCGCGCTGGTCGGCCAGAACGAAGCCACGCTGATGGCGACCATCCAGCAGCTCGACCCGGTCTATGTCGATTTCACCCAGCCGGTGGCCGAAGCGCTGCGCATGCGCGCCGCCATCCAGGACGGGCGCCTGCCCAAAGGGGGCGAAGACGCCTTGAGCCTGATCGTCGAAGGCACCGACTACGAGCGCCGCGGCACCTTACTGTTCGCCGATGTGGATGTGGAGCGCAGCACCGGCCAGGTGGCTCTGCGCGCGCGCTTCAACAACCCAGACGGCCTGCTGCTGCCAGGCATGTACGTCAATGTGCGGGCGCCGCAGAGCATCGATCCCCGCGCCATTCTGCTGCCGCAGCGCGCGGTGCAGCGCAGTGCCGACGGCAGCGCACGGGTGCTGGTGATCGGCAATGACGGCAGCGCCCAGCCTCGGGCGGTCAAGACCGGGGTGATGCAGGCTTCGCGTTGGCACATCACCGAGGGCCTGAGTGACGGCGAACAGGTCATCGTCGGCGCCATGAACGGTCTCAATCCCGGCGACAAGGTGACGGTCAAGGCGCCCGACGCCGCATCGTCCGCCAGTCGCTAA